Within the Cotesia glomerata isolate CgM1 linkage group LG6, MPM_Cglom_v2.3, whole genome shotgun sequence genome, the region ATCGAGTTTGGCTCATTTTGTTCCTTATTTAATCCTCTACATTTAATATGTAGCATGTCTTGTCTTCTTTTGCgtagtttccgagatatttcAATGTAAACCTACTTGCAAAAaggctattttttaaacaattgaattttcgcgatttttttttttttgtaaaaatgatctacatatttttctgtgtatttaaaaaaaaaaattgcaatttaccTTATCTGCATTGGTAGTTGTAAACAAACGGCCTAATATTTCCCTGCCGACTGGACTactatgctttaattccaatgtttatgtgatacataactTATTCACTAACttagattaatttattcagctcgattttgggagatttattaaacctttaaaaacacacatacttctaataaatgtcttctatttatgtcttttctcagtggagtttagttttaatttttcaatatgtctattattgatatgttaaaaatttgtttaatttaaaattttataaatgtctcaaataaaaaaatataattataaatattattatagaaatataataatttaatgagattctttttttttataccttatatttttacttgaaattatttattttaattatttttatctattttaagttaaaaaattaggttACACGctgaaattaattgaaaaattaatttctttgataccaataaacgatttattgagtcCCAATAAATAATTCGTTAAATTCTACTAAATATTCATTTGGTGGgactaaatgggctttaataaatgatttactacccattactaaatattaggtaatgaaaggtttgttactaaatcatttagtatctgttactaaatcttattaaatagaactaaatccttctatcagtgtaattgatggaattctagagtcaaatgtcccaccagtcacaatggAATGCCCcagcaacaaaaaaaatttttatccgcCATTTTGGTTTTACATAGATTGggatacgcccttttggcctTTGTCCCGCGCTATTCGAATATAGCCACCATAGTGTTGAAAGATTACaacctttaaataatttcagatcttgaaaaattcaaaatgatGCCAGAACAATTAGGAACCATCGTGTCTGAAAGTGTATGGGAAAAATTCGACTTGGAGACCTTTAACTCTTCAGGAGGCTATGAACAAGATAAATGTTCTTTATTCGACATTGCTCCTGAAACATTTGAAAGCATGGATTATTCGAAATACGTACAGATTCTTGCACATGACTGTATGTGGGTAGGATTGTGCGTAAGTAAAGAGCATAATAAAATGTGGGCGACTGAAAATCTTGGATTTTCACCGCCAAGATTAGTACCAGAAACACCCCAAAATTCTTGTTTTTCATACGAACATTCCGACATtgaagaagaactgatggtATATTTGTCTGCATCTCCAAGTGAAGTCACCGGACAGTATCTTAGCAAATCATCGGAGATAAAGGACGAGGTCACTCAAACAGATCTCGATTACTCAACTGATATCCGAAGTGACAACACTGTATCAAAGTCAACAGAAGTCAATAATACCCTTCCTGATCGCGATGACTACAGAAATGATCTCActcttatcaaaaaatttaattgtttgagTGTGCAAAAAACATCTGGTTCTGAAGAGGAAATCGATGTAGTTAAGATCGAGGAACCAGCGAGTATATTTACTTCCTCTAGTACAGAAGATCATGAAACTCTGCAATCAACAGTAGAAATTGCTGTTAATAACAATCCTGCGCCAAGACGACGAGGAAGACCACCAAAATCATATAAACCTCCAGCAGATATTCAGGTAGAAGAGCGGATATCAGGAAAACGTGCTGCAGTGCGAAGAT harbors:
- the LOC123267255 gene encoding myc proto-oncogene protein-like, encoding MMPEQLGTIVSESVWEKFDLETFNSSGGYEQDKCSLFDIAPETFESMDYSKYVQILAHDCMWVGLCVSKEHNKMWATENLGFSPPRLVPETPQNSCFSYEHSDIEEELMVYLSASPSEVTGQYLSKSSEIKDEVTQTDLDYSTDIRSDNTVSKSTEVNNTLPDRDDYRNDLTLIKKFNCLSVQKTSGSEEEIDVVKIEEPASIFTSSSTEDHETLQSTVEIAVNNNPAPRRRGRPPKSYKPPADIQVEERISGKRAAVRRSCQKQTTNGPKKIGSSTSTSMNTKKYSSPASVRSEDKSDTDQRSYYNKMEQQRRHAMKIEYRNLQCLIPNLQNKVNASVISILREGIQYCKEIYKTERNLITKKLELKKRQYELMSELSSLRRHLAQHR